From Leptotrichia wadei, one genomic window encodes:
- a CDS encoding PTS system mannose/fructose/sorbose family transporter subunit IID yields MAENKIKLSKADRRSVMLRSQFLQGSWNYERMQNGGWAYSLIPALKKLYPNKDDAAAALKRHLEFFNTHPYIAAPILGVTLALEEERANGASIDDAAIQGVKVGMMGPLAGIGDPVFWFTVRPILGAIAASLATSGSVIAPLFFFIIWNVIRISFLWYTQEFGYQKGSEITKDLSGGLLQTITKGASILGMFIMGILVQRWITIKFPRVISRVPLADGAYIKFPNGSVTGPQLQKILADFGNKLSLSDTQITTLQDNLDKLVPGLAALLLTFLCMWLLKKKVSPILIIFGLFLVGIVGHVVGIF; encoded by the coding sequence ATGGCAGAAAATAAAATAAAACTATCAAAAGCTGACCGTCGTAGCGTAATGCTTCGTTCTCAATTTTTACAAGGTTCTTGGAATTATGAACGTATGCAGAATGGTGGTTGGGCTTATTCATTAATCCCAGCATTGAAAAAATTATATCCAAATAAAGATGACGCAGCAGCAGCTTTAAAAAGACACTTGGAATTTTTTAATACTCACCCATATATTGCAGCACCGATTTTAGGAGTAACTCTTGCCTTGGAAGAAGAAAGAGCTAATGGAGCTTCAATTGATGATGCAGCTATTCAAGGGGTAAAAGTTGGAATGATGGGACCACTTGCAGGAATAGGAGATCCAGTATTCTGGTTCACAGTACGTCCAATTTTAGGAGCAATTGCAGCTTCACTTGCAACAAGCGGTTCAGTTATCGCACCATTATTCTTTTTCATTATATGGAATGTAATTCGTATTTCTTTCTTATGGTATACTCAAGAATTTGGTTACCAAAAAGGTTCAGAAATTACAAAGGATTTATCAGGTGGATTGCTTCAAACTATAACTAAAGGTGCGTCTATCTTAGGTATGTTTATTATGGGTATCTTAGTTCAACGTTGGATTACAATTAAATTCCCAAGAGTTATATCACGAGTTCCACTAGCTGACGGAGCCTATATAAAATTTCCAAATGGTTCAGTAACTGGTCCTCAATTACAAAAGATTCTTGCAGATTTTGGAAATAAATTATCGCTTTCAGATACACAAATAACAACTTTGCAGGATAACCTAGATAAATTAGTGCCAGGATTAGCAGCATTATTATTGACTTTCCTATGTATGTGGCTACTTAAGAAAAAAGTCAGTCCAATCTTAATTATCTTTGGATTATTCCTAGTTGGAATTGTAGGACATGTAGTTGGAATATTCTAA
- a CDS encoding DUF1694 domain-containing protein, with the protein MKTNSVNRNNGTDVMKSVEDVTDRAVNAQVEKSLFLGEYKERIIKALTFEEIKEKGIYYEIEEALENKDVAKMVISRHAEFEDIKKYIEIAKKKKIPYKMIDSLVCSGDIALVVVAKDAIEHEAGDEIVVTSKLEMCHLKHLPDIYYEAMESPICDFHLNIIKEEMPEYAKNYKELTFMDKLFGSKCPICQKLGGKKRG; encoded by the coding sequence ATGAAAACTAATAGTGTTAATAGAAATAATGGAACAGATGTTATGAAAAGTGTAGAAGATGTTACAGATAGAGCAGTTAATGCGCAAGTTGAAAAAAGTTTATTTCTTGGAGAATATAAGGAAAGAATTATAAAGGCTCTTACTTTTGAGGAAATAAAGGAAAAGGGGATTTATTATGAAATAGAAGAGGCTTTGGAAAATAAAGATGTGGCAAAAATGGTTATTTCACGTCATGCTGAGTTTGAAGATATAAAAAAATATATTGAAATAGCTAAAAAGAAAAAAATACCATATAAAATGATAGATAGTCTAGTTTGTTCTGGAGATATTGCACTTGTCGTCGTGGCAAAGGATGCTATTGAGCATGAAGCTGGAGATGAAATTGTTGTAACTTCAAAACTGGAAATGTGTCATTTGAAACATTTGCCAGATATATATTATGAAGCTATGGAAAGTCCAATTTGTGATTTTCATTTAAATATAATAAAAGAAGAAATGCCTGAATATGCAAAAAATTATAAGGAATTGACTTTTATGGACAAATTATTTGGTTCAAAATGTCCGATATGTCAAAAATTAGGAGGAAAAAAACGTGGTTGA
- a CDS encoding NAD(+)/NADH kinase gives MEKLENGNVNKKNKVEKVRIIKSGYGNEELLKSFYNYLKEKNIQEVFGVEQADLIISLGGDGTMLISAKEAIRGNIPVLAINMGSLGYLAEIKPQDAVKILQDYENGNYKLEERSFLEVRYEDNIFYGLNELVITKGGHEAHLIQVEVYSNDIFVNKYRADGIIVATPTGSTAYSLSAGGSIVHPGLNALTITPLAPQSLTARPIIVNGCEVLSFKATSRDDAVHLNIDGNQWFQIQKGDLVSARISDKKVKIIKPMNSDYYSILRQKLKWGDSVL, from the coding sequence ATGGAAAAATTGGAAAACGGTAATGTAAATAAAAAAAACAAAGTAGAAAAAGTAAGAATTATAAAAAGTGGATATGGAAATGAAGAATTGCTGAAGAGTTTTTATAATTATCTGAAGGAAAAAAATATTCAGGAAGTTTTTGGAGTGGAACAGGCTGATCTTATAATTTCACTTGGGGGAGATGGAACGATGCTTATTTCGGCAAAGGAGGCCATCAGGGGGAATATTCCTGTGCTTGCGATAAATATGGGATCTCTTGGGTATCTTGCCGAGATTAAGCCACAGGATGCTGTGAAAATACTGCAGGATTATGAAAATGGGAATTACAAGTTGGAAGAAAGATCATTTCTTGAAGTCAGATATGAGGATAATATTTTTTATGGATTAAATGAACTTGTAATTACAAAAGGCGGACATGAGGCTCATCTGATACAGGTCGAAGTTTATTCAAATGATATTTTTGTAAATAAATATAGAGCTGATGGAATAATAGTTGCGACTCCTACAGGTTCTACTGCCTATTCACTTTCAGCTGGAGGTTCAATCGTCCATCCAGGACTAAATGCTTTGACAATCACGCCACTTGCTCCGCAAAGTCTGACAGCACGGCCAATAATTGTAAACGGATGTGAAGTGCTTAGTTTTAAAGCGACTTCCAGAGATGATGCAGTTCATTTGAATATTGACGGGAATCAATGGTTTCAAATTCAAAAAGGTGATTTAGTATCTGCGAGAATATCAGACAAGAAAGTTAAAATAATAAAACCTATGAATAGCGATTATTACAGTATTTTACGGCAAAAATTAAAATGGGGCGATTCTGTTTTATAG
- a CDS encoding DUF956 family protein, with protein MAISLNTKVLFMTKANSLTGMIGNKNGDVLVGDKAFEFYNSRNPEDYVQIPWEEIVRVRAQLFFKDKYIRGFFIDTKSAGSYNFVVKNAGKTLKTMRDFLGNEKIVRNKPVLSLKKVFEWFKRKK; from the coding sequence TTGGCTATTTCATTAAATACAAAAGTATTATTTATGACAAAGGCAAATTCCCTGACTGGAATGATTGGAAATAAAAATGGCGATGTGCTTGTAGGTGATAAAGCCTTTGAATTTTACAATTCTAGAAATCCTGAGGATTATGTTCAGATTCCGTGGGAGGAAATTGTGAGAGTAAGGGCGCAGTTGTTCTTTAAAGATAAGTATATTCGTGGATTTTTTATTGACACTAAAAGTGCAGGATCGTATAATTTTGTTGTGAAAAATGCTGGGAAAACGCTGAAAACTATGCGGGATTTTCTGGGAAATGAAAAAATTGTGAGAAATAAACCTGTATTATCGCTGAAAAAAGTGTTTGAATGGTTTAAAAGAAAGAAATAA
- the recN gene encoding DNA repair protein RecN, with translation MLRELRLNNLAIIKNLDLEFNDKFIALTGETGAGKSIILNGISLLIGERSHTDMIRNGAQGLFAEGVFELNENQKKRLDELGFEIEDDELIITRYFDRNAKSKITVNGSRMTLSRLKELMVNIIDLVGQHEHQFLLNSDYHLHLLDRFLDDEGKMLSKKIRESVNKIKKLNLQIGNIEEEKSKIAEKKDILEFQLNEINSLELKENEDNELEEEYKILFNAGKISEKLEETSQFLKEGEFSILTALGRAKRNLEQLSDLSESYSELYDKIESVLYEVEEISYSVDNFVGDVEIDDKKLEKIVERIDNINKLKLKYGSTITEILEYRDKIEKDLSLVNFESEELENLKKEKSELVGQYFQDSERLSEIREKIAENLQNTVDVQLDDLNMENAKFKVEITKTQEITIYGMDNAEFMIAANVGETFKPLAKIASGGEISRIMLALKTVFSAVDNISVLIFDEIDTGISGETVRRVAEKLRELSKNTQIICVTHSPQIAGKAQQQFFIKKEIENNFTETKVHELNTEERIREIARIISGDNITEASINHAKEIMGLWDKKVLV, from the coding sequence ATGCTAAGGGAATTAAGATTAAATAATTTAGCGATAATAAAAAATCTGGATTTGGAATTTAATGACAAGTTTATTGCATTGACTGGAGAAACTGGAGCTGGAAAGTCAATTATCCTAAATGGAATATCGCTGTTAATTGGTGAAAGAAGTCATACTGATATGATTAGAAACGGCGCACAAGGCCTTTTTGCAGAAGGGGTTTTTGAGCTGAATGAAAATCAGAAGAAAAGACTGGATGAGCTTGGATTTGAAATCGAAGATGATGAGCTAATTATAACACGGTATTTTGACAGGAATGCGAAATCTAAGATTACAGTAAATGGCTCACGGATGACTTTATCGAGATTAAAGGAACTTATGGTGAATATTATTGATTTAGTTGGGCAGCATGAGCATCAATTTCTTTTGAACAGTGATTATCATTTACATCTTTTGGATAGATTCTTAGATGATGAAGGGAAAATGCTTTCTAAAAAGATACGTGAAAGTGTAAATAAAATAAAAAAATTAAATTTGCAAATAGGAAATATTGAAGAGGAAAAATCAAAAATTGCAGAAAAAAAGGATATTCTGGAATTTCAGCTTAATGAAATCAATAGCCTTGAATTGAAGGAAAATGAAGATAATGAGTTGGAAGAGGAATACAAGATATTATTTAATGCTGGAAAAATCAGTGAAAAGCTGGAGGAAACATCTCAATTTCTGAAGGAAGGGGAATTTTCAATCTTAACGGCACTTGGAAGGGCTAAGAGAAATTTGGAGCAGCTTTCAGATTTGTCAGAATCGTATAGCGAGCTTTATGATAAAATTGAGTCTGTTTTGTATGAAGTTGAGGAAATATCGTATTCTGTGGATAATTTTGTTGGAGATGTTGAAATTGATGATAAAAAGCTGGAAAAAATTGTTGAAAGAATTGACAATATAAATAAGCTGAAATTAAAATATGGCTCAACAATTACTGAAATACTTGAATATAGGGACAAGATTGAAAAGGATCTGTCATTGGTTAATTTTGAAAGTGAAGAGCTGGAAAACTTGAAAAAAGAAAAAAGTGAGCTTGTAGGTCAATATTTTCAAGACAGTGAAAGGCTTAGTGAAATTCGTGAAAAAATTGCAGAAAATTTACAGAATACAGTTGATGTTCAGCTGGATGACCTGAATATGGAAAATGCAAAATTTAAAGTGGAAATTACAAAAACTCAGGAAATAACAATATACGGGATGGATAATGCAGAATTTATGATTGCAGCAAATGTGGGGGAAACATTTAAGCCACTTGCTAAAATAGCTTCAGGAGGAGAAATTTCACGTATAATGCTGGCTTTAAAAACTGTATTTTCAGCAGTTGATAATATTTCTGTGCTTATTTTTGATGAAATTGATACTGGAATTTCGGGTGAAACTGTGAGAAGAGTGGCAGAAAAATTAAGAGAACTTTCAAAAAATACTCAAATTATATGTGTAACACATTCTCCGCAAATTGCAGGAAAGGCACAGCAGCAGTTTTTCATTAAGAAGGAAATAGAAAATAACTTTACAGAAACGAAAGTTCACGAATTGAACACTGAAGAAAGAATAAGGGAAATTGCAAGAATCATTTCAGGAGACAATATTACAGAGGCATCTATTAATCACGCCAAGGAGATAATGGGACTATGGGACAAGAAAGTATTGGTATAG
- a CDS encoding tyrosine-type recombinase/integrase, whose product MGQESIGIDNLKVENKEKRKKKVKEDISLENKMQIRKFLDFLEYEKGSSRSTANGYNRDLVQFFLFSEKNYNEIEEQDVFGYIEYISGKLKKNSVLSKVSAIKAFYKFCYLNRAVEKDPAGMVRSLKREYRSPEILTLEEIKKIVDSCPNMPEGMQNRLIIKFLIATGARISEILNLEIKDLENKSYEFIKVLGKDSKYRIVPIYDSLENEIKNYLDVYRPKLKNANDSFKIFPNARREKFWKDLKNIAKNAGIEKNVYPHIFRYSLAEILLGDNADTRIVQEIFGYASITTMETCTHVEKSKLKKIYNNIKLGDD is encoded by the coding sequence ATGGGACAAGAAAGTATTGGTATAGATAATCTGAAAGTGGAAAATAAGGAAAAGCGGAAAAAGAAAGTAAAAGAAGACATATCTCTTGAAAATAAAATGCAAATTAGAAAATTTCTTGATTTTTTAGAATATGAAAAGGGAAGTTCTCGAAGCACGGCTAATGGATATAATCGTGATCTGGTACAGTTTTTCCTGTTTTCTGAGAAAAATTATAATGAAATTGAAGAGCAGGATGTTTTTGGCTATATTGAATATATAAGTGGAAAACTGAAAAAAAATTCAGTGTTAAGCAAGGTTTCGGCAATAAAGGCTTTTTATAAGTTCTGTTATTTGAACAGGGCAGTGGAAAAAGATCCGGCAGGGATGGTTAGATCTTTAAAGCGGGAGTATAGATCGCCTGAAATATTGACATTGGAAGAGATAAAAAAAATTGTTGATAGTTGTCCGAATATGCCTGAGGGAATGCAAAATAGGCTTATTATTAAATTTTTGATTGCTACAGGTGCTAGAATATCGGAAATTTTAAATTTGGAAATAAAAGATCTGGAAAATAAGAGTTATGAATTTATTAAAGTGCTTGGGAAAGATTCAAAATACCGAATAGTGCCGATTTATGACAGCCTTGAAAATGAAATAAAAAACTATTTGGATGTTTATAGACCAAAATTAAAAAATGCAAATGACAGTTTTAAGATTTTTCCAAATGCACGAAGGGAAAAATTCTGGAAGGATTTAAAAAATATTGCAAAGAATGCTGGAATTGAAAAAAATGTTTATCCGCATATTTTTAGATATTCGCTTGCTGAGATTTTGCTTGGAGATAATGCTGATACACGGATAGTTCAGGAGATATTTGGCTATGCAAGCATTACGACAATGGAAACTTGTACACATGTTGAAAAATCCAAATTAAAAAAGATATATAATAATATAAAACTGGGAGATGACTAG
- a CDS encoding phospholipid phosphatase produces the protein MKEKSELRKQKDEKLKILMATVIAYFVFFILTEIGIITEYLGIIMLILLYMYANYNLINIFFTSKRTTFKVYAFLFLEVIYLFTGNISLLGAIAYIVLFSLLIFSIRKDEGREEIPKIIRFVNIFLIFKVVFVLSMLLF, from the coding sequence ATGAAGGAAAAAAGTGAATTAAGAAAGCAGAAGGATGAAAAATTGAAAATACTTATGGCTACGGTTATAGCATATTTTGTATTTTTCATATTGACAGAAATAGGAATAATAACAGAATATCTGGGAATCATTATGCTGATTCTGCTATATATGTATGCTAACTACAATCTGATAAATATATTTTTTACAAGTAAGAGAACAACTTTTAAAGTATATGCCTTTCTTTTTCTGGAAGTTATCTATTTATTCACAGGAAATATTTCGTTGCTAGGTGCGATTGCATATATTGTATTATTTTCGCTTTTGATTTTTTCAATAAGAAAAGATGAAGGAAGGGAAGAGATTCCTAAAATAATAAGATTTGTGAATATATTTTTAATATTTAAAGTTGTTTTTGTGCTGTCAATGCTGCTTTTTTAA